Genomic segment of Falsibacillus pallidus:
TTGATTTTCGTCATAGGCGCCATGGCTGTATTAGGTGCCTTGGACAGCGGGATTCGCGGAAACCATGAAGTGTTATATACCAAATCGATTATCGATGGATTCACCTCGTTGATCTTGACGACAACGCTTGGCATCGGCGTGATTTTTTCCGCCATCCCTGTCCTGGTCTATGAAGGAGCAATCGCACTATTTGCCACTCAGATTGATAGGTTTGTTCCACAAGAACTGATGGATCAATTCATTCACGAAATGACATCAGCGGGAGGCATCATGATTTTTGCCATTGGATTGAACCTGATCGGCATCACCAAAATCCGGGTGGCCAATCTCCTCCCCGGCATTCTTGTCGTGGCGCTCATCGTAAGCGGCATGTACCTATTTAATGGATAACGTGAAAGAACCCCCGTTCAATTATTGAAAAGGGGTTCTTTTTAGTTCAGCGTCCTGAGTCAATTTCATCTGGAACCAGCTTTGTTTCCGTTGATAGTGGAGACTAGCTTCATAAAGCCCCTCTGACATGGTGCGTGCCATTTTCAGCACAAGGTTGAGGCGCGTATTTTGCAGGACAAAAAACTCCATAAAGCCGCTGACATTGACGATGCCGGTGATATGCATATTCCCGACGGCCTGCAGCTCCTTATTGACGCCGGCACCGGGCTTCACCGGTCCATTGCCGACCTGGATGACGCCCACACTTTTCATCCTGCCGAGGCAGGCGTCGATCCCGATAACAAAAGGGTTGGGATGCTTTTCTTCAATCATCGCAAGCTTTTCGGCAAGGTTGACGGCATGTATGGGATCCTCCAGCGTTCCGTATACAAAGAAGTTAGCTGGATTTTTTTCTTCTAATAAAGTGCCGATGAGCGGACCTAATGAATCTCCAGTGGATCGATCGGTCCCGATGCAGGCGACGACAATGGGCTGTGTACCGACAGATGGGAGAAGGGATACAATTTCCTCAGCCATGAGGCCGGAAGCGTGCTCCGCATCATGGGCGATTCTTGCCGGATCTCCCTTTCGGTCGAAAAGACCTTTTTTCAGATTCATTGGCTCCACTCCTTAAAGATAGTAATATCAGTATACGGAAAAATAAAAAGTTCTATACATAAACGGATGGGGATAGGGTAAAAATATGAAATTAAGGGGAAATGAAAATGAAAGAATAGGCCCATGTACTGCCCGAAAAATTATACTATTCTATCTATTCCCCAATTAGAGTTATTCCTACCAAAAAAAATGGAATGTTGTTAAAATAAATTAGAAATACGGAAGACTATCTCATTCTTTTAAAAAAGATTTGGCAGGTGAGTAAAATGGAGAAGCAAATCAGCGGTCCACTGGATACGTTGTATAATAAAATCACGAATGAGGACTTATGGATATCGATTGGCGCGATAGCTATAAAAATCATTGCTATCCTCTTAATAGCAGGATTGATCATTAAGATCGGTAAAGTGGCAATACGAAATATCTTTAAAGTCCGTGCAAAATCGCCGCTTCGTTTTACGGAACGAAGAGAAACTACTTTATTGAAATTATTGGAAAATGTCTTAGTGTATGTCGTATACTTTATTGCAGTCATCATGGTGCTGTCAGCCCTAACCATCAACGTTACAGGGCTTCTGGCAGGTGCCGGCATTGTCGGTCTTGCCATTGGTTTTGGTGCGCAGAACCTGGTGCGCGACATCATTACAGGGTTTTTCATCATATTTGAAGACCAGTTTTCAGTAGGAGACTATGTAAGAATTGGAGCAACTGAGGGGACAGTAGAGGAAATCGGGCTCCGGACGACGAAAATTAAAAGTTGGACGGGTGAATTGCATATTATTCCAAATGGGAACATTTCGGAAGTGACCAACTTTTCTCTTAATAACAGTGTAGCGGTAGTCGATATTAATTTATCCTATGAAGAGAATATTGAAGAGGTAGAAAAGATCATCAATGATCTTCTGCTAAAGATGCCTCATAAATATGAAGAACTTGTGCAGCCGCCTGAGCTGTTAGGTGTACAGAATATGGCTGCTTCGCAGGTGACCGTACGAGTTGTAGCCGAGACCCTTCCGATGAAACATTGGTATATCGCCAGACAGCTTCGCAAAGAAATAAAATCTGTATTGGATGAACGCGGTGTAGACATCCCTTTCCCGAGAATGGTGCTCTACTCTCGCCAAGAAGAGGAAAAAGCAAAGCTTCCAAATATGAGACAAAGTGCTGAAGGTGAATAAGGGGGATACACGATGGAACAAAACAAAGAGTTCGGGATTCATGATGTAGTAGAGATGAAGAAGCCTCATCCATGTGGCGTCAACCGCTGGAAGATCATACGGATGGGGATGGATATCCGCATTAAATGTGAAGGCTGCGACCATAGTGTCTTACTCCCCAGAAAAGAATTCACACGAAAAATGAAAAAGATTCTTGTGAAGCACGAAGAATAAAGAAAAGCGGAAGCACCCCGAAAGCCCCGACCCGCATAAGACGGAACTCGAAGGAAATCCTGATTTCCGTAGAGTTATGGCTTATGACCTCGAGGGGCTGGGTGCTGCAGCTGGACAAAGAAAAGCGGAAGCGCCTGCAGATGAAACCTAAATCTGCAGGCTTTTTTCATGAAGTTCTCAGGGAAGAAGGATTATCCACGTTGGAAAGCTTGTCTTTTCCGGGCATTATCCCTATAATTGGGAAGGGTTTATTGTTTTTTGCATCATTATAACTTTGGTAGAAATGATCGACTATAAATAGATGAATTTTTGAAGAGGAGTGACGTTTCATGGCACTTACAGCAGGAATTGTAGGCTTACCGAACGTAGGAAAATCCACGTTGTTCAACGCGATAACAAAAGCAGGTGCAGAATCTGCCAACTATCCATTTTGTACGATCGATCCAAACGTAGGGATTGTAGAGGTTCCAGACCATCGTCTGGTCAAGCTGACTGAATTGGTTCAGCCGAAAAAAGTAGTTCCGACTGCTTTTGAATTTACGGATATTGCCGGAATTGTAAAAGGAGCGAGCAAAGGGGAAGGATTGGGAAATAAATTCTTATCCCATATTCGCCAAGTAGACGCAATCTGCCAAGTGGTCCGCTGCTTTGCAGATGATAATATCACGCACGTTTCCGGTAAGGTCGATCCGATTGACGATATCGAAACAATCAACTTGGAATTGATCCTTGCTGACTTGGAATCTGTCGATAAGCGCTTAAGCCGTGTTGAAAAGCTTGCGAAGCAAAAGGATAAAGAAGCTTTGGCTGAACAGGAAGTGCTTGTGAAAATCAAGGAAGCACTGGAAAACGAAAAGCCTGCCCGCACGGTTGAATTCTCTGACGATCAGATGAAAACAGTAAAAGGCCTTCACCTACTTACAACAAAACCGGTTCTTTATGTAGCGAATGTTGGAGAAGATGAAATTGCGGACCCTTCAAACAACGAATATGTTCAGAAAGTACGCGAATTCGCTGCAAATGATAATGCGGAAGTGATTGTCGTCTGTGCAAAAATCGAAGAAGAAATCGCCGAATTGGACGAAGATGAAAAAGCGATGTTCCTTCAAGAGCTTGGCATTGAAGAGTCCGGCCTTGATCAGTTGATTCGTGCCGCTTACAACCTTCTTGGATTGGCTACTTACTTCACTGCCGGCGTCCAGGAAGTTCGTGCATGGACATTCCGTCTTGGCATGAAGGCGCCAGAATGTGCAGGAGTCATCCATACAGACTTCGAACGCGGATTCATCCGTGCCGAAACGGTTTCCTATGATGATTTGATGGCAGGCGGAAGCATGACAGCGGCCAAAGAAGCAGGGAAAGTAAGACTGGAAGGAAAAGAATATCTCGTTAAAGACGGAGATGTCATTCACTTCCGTTTCAACGTATAATTTATCCTAAGCTGCCTGGAGTTTTCTCGGGCAGCTTTTGCTTTAGATTGGAATTAGAGATTATATTGCATAACCCGGGTGATTCTGATATAATTACAACTTGTGAGTAATAATTATATTGCTCCTTGCCCTTTCAAAAGGGCCGCATAGTCCATAAGGAGGTGACATACTGATGAAAAAGTACGAAATAATGTACATTATCCGCCCAAGTGTTGATGAAGAAGCAAAGAAGGCAGTTGTTGAGCGTTTCTCTACCATCCTAACTTCAAACGGCGCGGAAATCATCGAGTCAAAAGATTGGGGTAAGCGTCGTCTTGCATACGAGATTAACGACTTCCGTGATGGTTTCTACCAAATCGTAAACGTTAATTCTGGTACAGAAGCGGTTCAAGAATTCGACCGTCTTGCTAAGATCAGCGACGATATTATCCGTCATATCGTAGTTAAGAACGAACAATAATTAAACGTATTTTTATAAATACTTCTAAAAAATTGTTTCCATAACCGAGACAGCTATTTTGGGAGAAAGGGGTTGATTCTGATGATGAACCGTGTCATTTTAGTCGGAAGGCTAACAAAAGATCCTGAGCTTCGCTACACACCAAGTGGCGTAGCCGTTGCAACATTTACATTAGCCGTGAATCGTTCTTTTACGAATCAGCAAGGCGAACGGGAAGCGGATTTCATTAACTGTGTAATCTGGCGCCGTCCTGCAGAGAACGTGGCGAATTTCTTAAAGAAAGGAAGCCTCGCAGGTGTAGATGGCAGGATTCAGACTCGAAATTATGAAGGACAGGATGGACGCAAAGTCTACGTCACGGAAGTGATGGCAGAAAGCGTACAATTCCTTGAGCCAAAGAATGCCAATAATCAAGATCGCGGGAACGCAAGCTCTAGCGGCGGCGGAAACCAGCGCAATCAAGACTATCCATTCAATCAAAACCAAAATCAGAATCAGAATCAACGCAGCAATAACAATAACCAAGGCTATACTCGTTTAGATGAAGATCCGTTTGCAAACGATGGACAACCTATCGATATTTCGGACGACGATCTACCATTCTAAAACGTATCCCATTGGAAGAAAAGGAGTGAAATCAAATGGCAGGTGGACGCAGAGGCGGACGTAAGCGTAAAAAGGTGTGTTTCTTTACATCTAACGGTATTACACACATCGATTACAAAGACGTCGATTTATTGAAAAAATTCATCTCTGAACGCGGGAAGATTCTTCCTCGTCGTGTAACTGGTACTAGCGCTAAATACCAACGTAAATTAACGATTGCTATCAAACGCTCACGTACTATGGCATTACTACCATACGTATCTGGTGAATAATGATCGGATAAGGCAGCGAGTTTAACTCGCTGTCTTTTTTTATAGCTAAGTAAGGATAAAATCGGAGTGTAAATCTGTCCAGTTCCAGCTCCTAGCCCCTCGAGGTCATAAGCCGTACCTCTACGGAAATCAGGATTTCCTTCGAGTTTCGTCTTATGCGGGTCGGGCTGACCAAGGCGCTTGCGCTTTTCTAATTGCCTGTCACCTAAGGTAAACTCATAGCGGAAAGTTGAATCGGGGACCTCCAGCGGATAGAATAGAGGTATGGATTTTTTACGGAATAGGAGTGAAGCTGTGAATCAAGCGCGGCAATTAACGCAAGGGGCGCTGATGCTTGCGGTTTATCTGGTTTTATTGTTGATTACCATTTATGTACCGCTGCTGTCTTTGGTCGCCAACTTATTTTTAATATTCCCATTTCTATATTATAGTGCTAAGCACCCTGCTAAGTTTTCATTCGTCCTGTTTATCGGGGCACTTATCCTGTCTGCTGTCGTCGGTACGGTGATGAATCTGCCTTTGACGATCATGTACGGGACAACAGGGATAGCAATGGGGTTGTGCATCAGATATAAGAAAAGCAAGTTATTTACATACGCAGTTTCAAGCTTCGTTTTCTTAATCAATTTAATTGTGCAGTATGCAGTTGCAGCTGTTATATTCAATATGAAGTTCATTGACGATATGCTCAAGCAGGTCCAAACTTCCATCAATCAGTCTGTTGACTTGATGGAGAAATTTGGGCAGACAGTGGATCCGCGGGTGACGTCGCAGCTTGATGCGATGGCAGGTCTGGTTAAAACGTTGATGCCGTCTTTATTCGTGATGGGTTCGTTTTTACTGGTCGTCCTCCTCATGGCCGTCAATTTTCCATTGGCCAGAAGGTTCCACGTCGATGTCCCGGTCTTCAAGCCTTTTCGACAAATGCAACTACCGAAAAGCTTATTATGGTATTATTTAATTACTATTGTCATAAGCCTTTTGGTTGGAAAAACAGAGTCAGGGTTTGCCCATTCTGCCTTGCTGAACGTCTCGTTTATGCTGCTGACGCTATTTTACCTCCAAGGGTTGTCGTTCATTTACTTCATTTGCCATAATAAAAATGTACCAAATGCAGTGGCTGTGATCCTGACGATCATTACGTTCCAAATGCTTTCCCTGGTATCGATTTTAGGCATGCTGGATCTGGGATTTGCAATGCGCCAAAGATTCCAGCGATAAGCAAAACGGCGTCAATTTCAAGTTTTAGGAGCTGAAATCATGCCTTCTTATTATAAAAAGCGGATGCTTCGTTTTCCGCTGTATGGATTGATGGCCATTTCTCTGGCCTTGATCGGCATTCTAGTCTTTTATAAGTGGTGGGTCAGCTTAATAGCGGTCCTCCTTTTCGGGGCTCTATTCTATCTGGTGCTGTACTTTGAACAGAGATCCCATGATGCGATAGAGGAATACATATCGACCCTTTCTTATCGGGTGAAGCGCGTCGGGGAAGAAGCTTTGATGGAAATGCCGATCGGGATCATGCTGTTCAATGATGACTACTACATTGAATGGACCAATCCTTATCTCGCTTCCTGCCTCAATGAAGATTCGCTTGTTGGGCGGTCTTTATATGATGTGGCAGAGGCGATCGTTCCGTTGATCAAACAAGAAGTGAATACGGAAACGATCATGATCAACGATAGAAAATACCGGGTGATTTTAAAAGCCGAAGAAAGACTTCTCTATTTCTTCGATGTGACCGAACAATCCGAAATCGAAAAAATGTATGAGGAAG
This window contains:
- a CDS encoding DUF554 domain-containing protein; protein product: MVLLGTIVNGAAIIAGTLLGKLMHRIPDSMKGTVMHAIGLAVVTLGLQMGFKSENFLIVIISLVVGAVIGEWMGLEDKLNAVGGWLEQKIGSNEKGSISKGFVTATLIFVIGAMAVLGALDSGIRGNHEVLYTKSIIDGFTSLILTTTLGIGVIFSAIPVLVYEGAIALFATQIDRFVPQELMDQFIHEMTSAGGIMIFAIGLNLIGITKIRVANLLPGILVVALIVSGMYLFNG
- a CDS encoding mechanosensitive ion channel family protein, encoding MEKQISGPLDTLYNKITNEDLWISIGAIAIKIIAILLIAGLIIKIGKVAIRNIFKVRAKSPLRFTERRETTLLKLLENVLVYVVYFIAVIMVLSALTINVTGLLAGAGIVGLAIGFGAQNLVRDIITGFFIIFEDQFSVGDYVRIGATEGTVEEIGLRTTKIKSWTGELHIIPNGNISEVTNFSLNNSVAVVDINLSYEENIEEVEKIINDLLLKMPHKYEELVQPPELLGVQNMAASQVTVRVVAETLPMKHWYIARQLRKEIKSVLDERGVDIPFPRMVLYSRQEEEKAKLPNMRQSAEGE
- a CDS encoding YybS family protein, which produces MNQARQLTQGALMLAVYLVLLLITIYVPLLSLVANLFLIFPFLYYSAKHPAKFSFVLFIGALILSAVVGTVMNLPLTIMYGTTGIAMGLCIRYKKSKLFTYAVSSFVFLINLIVQYAVAAVIFNMKFIDDMLKQVQTSINQSVDLMEKFGQTVDPRVTSQLDAMAGLVKTLMPSLFVMGSFLLVVLLMAVNFPLARRFHVDVPVFKPFRQMQLPKSLLWYYLITIVISLLVGKTESGFAHSALLNVSFMLLTLFYLQGLSFIYFICHNKNVPNAVAVILTIITFQMLSLVSILGMLDLGFAMRQRFQR
- the ychF gene encoding redox-regulated ATPase YchF codes for the protein MALTAGIVGLPNVGKSTLFNAITKAGAESANYPFCTIDPNVGIVEVPDHRLVKLTELVQPKKVVPTAFEFTDIAGIVKGASKGEGLGNKFLSHIRQVDAICQVVRCFADDNITHVSGKVDPIDDIETINLELILADLESVDKRLSRVEKLAKQKDKEALAEQEVLVKIKEALENEKPARTVEFSDDQMKTVKGLHLLTTKPVLYVANVGEDEIADPSNNEYVQKVREFAANDNAEVIVVCAKIEEEIAELDEDEKAMFLQELGIEESGLDQLIRAAYNLLGLATYFTAGVQEVRAWTFRLGMKAPECAGVIHTDFERGFIRAETVSYDDLMAGGSMTAAKEAGKVRLEGKEYLVKDGDVIHFRFNV
- the rpsF gene encoding 30S ribosomal protein S6; translation: MKKYEIMYIIRPSVDEEAKKAVVERFSTILTSNGAEIIESKDWGKRRLAYEINDFRDGFYQIVNVNSGTEAVQEFDRLAKISDDIIRHIVVKNEQ
- a CDS encoding DUF951 domain-containing protein, translating into MEQNKEFGIHDVVEMKKPHPCGVNRWKIIRMGMDIRIKCEGCDHSVLLPRKEFTRKMKKILVKHEE
- the yyaC gene encoding spore protease YyaC; translated protein: MNLKKGLFDRKGDPARIAHDAEHASGLMAEEIVSLLPSVGTQPIVVACIGTDRSTGDSLGPLIGTLLEEKNPANFFVYGTLEDPIHAVNLAEKLAMIEEKHPNPFVIGIDACLGRMKSVGVIQVGNGPVKPGAGVNKELQAVGNMHITGIVNVSGFMEFFVLQNTRLNLVLKMARTMSEGLYEASLHYQRKQSWFQMKLTQDAELKRTPFQ
- the ssb gene encoding single-stranded DNA-binding protein; the encoded protein is MMNRVILVGRLTKDPELRYTPSGVAVATFTLAVNRSFTNQQGEREADFINCVIWRRPAENVANFLKKGSLAGVDGRIQTRNYEGQDGRKVYVTEVMAESVQFLEPKNANNQDRGNASSSGGGNQRNQDYPFNQNQNQNQNQRSNNNNQGYTRLDEDPFANDGQPIDISDDDLPF
- the rpsR gene encoding 30S ribosomal protein S18, whose product is MAGGRRGGRKRKKVCFFTSNGITHIDYKDVDLLKKFISERGKILPRRVTGTSAKYQRKLTIAIKRSRTMALLPYVSGE